CGTGCCGCGACCCGGGCCTCGGCCACGTCCTGCTGATCGAGAACGCCGGTTGTCCGGGTCGGTTGCTCGCCGGTTCTGAGCATCGTTCCTAGATCCTTTCGACCGCCCGGAGCCGGGCCGAGCGCGCCCTGGGATTGTTCCGCACCTCTTCCTCACCGGGCACGCGCGGCTTGCGCGTCACGGCGGCGGCCTTGCGGCTCCAGCCGCAGACGCACCCGGGGAGGCGCGGCGGGCACACGCAATCCAGACCCCATTTATGGAAAGCGCGCTTGACGAGCCGATCTTCCAGTGAGTGAAACGAAATGACGACGAGGCGCCCGCCGGCACGCAGCATCTCGTAGGCCGTTTCGAGAAACGTCGCCAGGTTTTCCAGCTCCTGGTTCACGGCGATGCGCAGAGCCTGGAACGTCCGGGTGGCCGGATGGCTCACCGGCGTGCGTGCTCCGCGGGGGCGGCCGCCACGCGCGACCCGAGCCACGGTCTCGGCCAGTTGCCGGGTGGTCTCGATGTCCCCTCTGTTCCTTTCGGCGTCAATCGCCCGCGCGATTCGGCGCGCCGCCGGTTCCTCGCCGAATTCGCGTATCAGTTTCTCCAGCTCAATCACGGACAGCGTGTTCACCAGCTCGCGCGCGTCCGGTGAACGGCGCCGGTCCATGCGCATGTCGAGACGCGCATCGTTCGCAAAGCCGAAACCCCGGTCGGGAACGTCGAGATGATGGGAGGACAGCCCCAGGTCCAGCAGCATGCCGTCCACGTCCGTCCAACCCAGTTCGTCGAGCACCGCGTGCGCGTCGGTGAATCCCGCCCGGCGCAGGACCGCGCGTCCGCCGAATCCCGCCAGGGCACGCCCGGC
Above is a genomic segment from Deltaproteobacteria bacterium containing:
- the rsmH gene encoding 16S rRNA (cytosine(1402)-N(4))-methyltransferase RsmH, which codes for MSYAHEPVMLHEVLEILAPSPARRYLDATVGGGGHAREILRRSSPDGELLGLDWDDAAIDAAGRALAGFGGRAVLRRAGFTDAHAVLDELGWTDVDGMLLDLGLSSHHLDVPDRGFGFANDARLDMRMDRRRSPDARELVNTLSVIELEKLIREFGEEPAARRIARAIDAERNRGDIETTRQLAETVARVARGGRPRGARTPVSHPATRTFQALRIAVNQELENLATFLETAYEMLRAGGRLVVISFHSLEDRLVKRAFHKWGLDCVCPPRLPGCVCGWSRKAAAVTRKPRVPGEEEVRNNPRARSARLRAVERI